One Mercurialis annua linkage group LG3, ddMerAnnu1.2, whole genome shotgun sequence DNA window includes the following coding sequences:
- the LOC126674420 gene encoding wall-associated receptor kinase-like 20, which yields MYLVFLILSLVLKMSTLEACPKCGSMEVPYPLSTAENCGDSRYRIYCNNGALQFLSSQGFYYKILSINPRANKLVIAPPAIQKNTCHSSDVGLGGLMLDDKLPFNISNRNTVMLFNCSVDILKSPLNCSASSFCREFEEENDEGGCKGTLCCHFLKDSAMTSHRIRVRTEGCTAYTCVVDMKAGDPVGVWNYGIELQWLPPYSMGRV from the coding sequence atgtaTTTGGTCTTTCTCATACTTTCTTTAGTCTTAAAAATGTCAACCCTAGAAGCTTGCCCTAAATGTGGGAGCATGGAAGTTCCATACCCTCTAAGCACAGCTGAAAACTGTGGAGATTCTAGGTATAGAATTTACTGTAACAATGGTGCCCTTCAATTCCTATCATCTCAAGGTTTTTACTATAAAATCCTCAGCATAAACCCTAGGGCTAATAAGCTCGTTATAGCCCCTCCGGCGATACAAAAGAACACGTGTCATTCGTCTGATGTCGGTTTAGGTGGATTAATGCTTGATGATAAGTTACCGTTTAATATATCTAATCGTAATACTGTAATGTTGTTTAATTGTTCCGTAGATATTTTAAAGTCGCCTTTGAATTGCTCGGCGAGCAGCTTTTGTAGAGAGTTTGAGGAAGAAAATGATGAAGGGGGGTGTAAAGGTACGCTTTGTTGTCATTTCTTGAAAGATTCGGCGATGACTTCGCATAGGATTAGGGTTAGGACCGAAGGGTGTACTGCTTATACTTGTGTTGTGGATATGAAGGCCGGAGATCCGGTGGGCGTCTGGAACTATGGCATTGAGCTTCAATGGCTGCCTCCATACTCGATGGGGCGAGTTTAG
- the LOC126674051 gene encoding probable protein phosphatase 2C 5 isoform X2, with product MSQAELSKMKAPLVPLGALIGRELRNEKVEKPFVKYGQAALAKKGEDYFLIKPDCQRIPGDSSTSFSVFAIFDGHNGISAAIFTKESLLDNVLSAIPKESSREEWLQALPRALVAGFVKTDIEFQQKRETSGTTVTFVVIDGWTVTVASVGDSRCILDTQGGVVSLLTVDHRLEENEEERERVTASGGEVGRLNIYGGNEVGPLRCWPGGLCLSRSIGDTDVGEFIVPVPHVKQVKLSNTGGRLIIASDGIWDALSSDTAAKSCRGLPAEISAKLVVKEALRSRGLKDDTTCLVVDIIPSDVPVLPPMPRKKQNMISSLFGKNPLIPLNRATNKLSAIGMVEELFEEGSAMLAERLGKDTPLNVNSGLYRCAVCQVDEAPTEILSVNSGSFLSPGSQPWEGPFLCPKCQKKKDAMEGKRPTRPTITA from the exons ATGAGCCAGGCTGAATTATCAAAGATGAAAGCTCCTCTTGTTCCGCTTGGGGCTTTGATCGGTCGTGAGCTTAGGAATGAGAAAGTTGAAAAACCATTTGTGAAGTATGGACAAGCTGCTTTGGCTAAGAAAGGAGAGGATTACTTTTTGATTAAACCTGACTGCCAGAGGATTCCCGGAGACTCGTCAACGTCTTTTTCTGTCTTTGCG ATTTTTGATGGGCATAATGGTATATCAGCTGCCATATTTACAAAAGAGAGCTTATTGGACAATGTTTTGAGTGCAATCCCCAAGGAAAGTAGTCGGGAAGAATGGCTTCAAGCCCTTCCTCGAGCATTAGTTGCAGGTTTCGTGAAAACTGACATAGAATTTCAGCAGAAAC GTGAAACTTCTGGGACAACCGTTACATTTGTTGTGATAGACGGGTGGACTGTGACTGTTGCATCTGTGGGGGATTCACGATGTATATTGGACACACAGGGTGGGGTAGTGTCGCTGTTAACAGTTGATCATAGGTTAGAAGAGAATGAAGAAGAGAGGGAGCGTGTAACTGCAAGTGGGGGTGAAGTAGGAAGGCTCAATATTTATGGTGGCAATGAG GTCGGTCCATTGCGCTGCTGGCCAGGTGGATTATGTCTATCTCGGTCAATTGGGGACACAGATGTTGGGGAGTTCATTGTCCCTGTACCACATGTAAAGCAAGTGAAG ctATCAAACACTGGGGGAAGACTCATTATTGCTTCTGATGGTATTTGGGATGCTTTATCCTCTGATACGGCTGCAAAGTCTTGTCGGGGTTTACCTGCAGAGATTTCTGCCAAGTTGGTTGTTAAG GAAGCTTTAAGATCAAGGGGCTTGAAGGATGATACAACTTGCCTTGTTGTTGATATAATCCCATCTGATGTTCCAGTCTTACCTCCCATGCCGAGAAAAAAGCAAAATATGATCAGTTCACTTTTTGGAAAGAATCCTTTAATTCCTTTGAACAGAGCAACAAATAAGCTTTCTGCTATTGGAATGGTAGAGGAGTTGTTTGAAGAGGGTTCTGCTATGCTCGCAGAAAG ATTGGGCAAAGATACTCCATTAAATGTAAATTCCGGCTTGTACAGATGCGCAGTGTGTCAAGTGGATGAAGCCCCAACTGAAATTTTATCAGTAAACTCGGGTTCCTTTCTCTCTCCTGGATCACAGCCATGGGAAGGCCCTTTCCTCTGCCCTAAATGTCAAAAAAAGAAAGATGCCATGGAAGGGAAAAGGCCTACCAGACCCACAATAACCGCATAG
- the LOC126671995 gene encoding topless-related protein 3 yields the protein MSSLSRELVFLILQFLEEEKFMESVHKLEKDSGFYFNMKYFEEKVQAGEWEEVEKYLSGFTKVDDNRYSMKIFFEIRKQKYLEALDRQDKAKAVEILVGDLKVFSTFNEELYKEITQLLTLTNFRENEQLSKYGDTKTARSIMLIELKKLIEANPLFRDKLAFPTLKSSRLRTLINQSLNWQHQLCKNPRPNPDIKTLFIDHTCSPSNGPLAPTPVNLPIAAVTKPSAYPSLGAHGPFPPSAAAAANAGALAGWMANASASSSVQAAVVTASSMPVPQNQVSVLKRPRTPPTAPGMVDYQSPDHEQLMKRLRPAQSIEEVTYPTSRQQASWSLDDLPRMVALTMHQGSAVTSMDFHPSRQTLLLVGSANGEVTLWELMQRERLVSKPFKVWEMTACSLQFQASFVKDAPVSVNRVTWSPDGNLVGAAFNKHLIHLYGYSGSSDLRQQLEIDAHGGGVNDLAFAHPNKQLCVVTCGDDKLIKVWDLGGRKMFNFEGHEAPVYSICPHHKESIQFIFSTAIDGKIKAWLYDNMGSRVDYDAPGHWCTTMLYSADGSRLFSCGTSKEGDSFLVEWNESEGAIKRHYSGFRKKSTAGVVQFDTTQNHFLAAGEDGQIKYWDMDNTNVLTSIDADGGLPSHPRLRFNKEGNLLAVTTADSGFKIIANAAGLRALRVVETPGFEALRLPIESAAIKVSGASGVTNINPVNLKVERSSPVRPSPLLNGVDPMSRSMEKPRTLEDAVDKPKPWQLAEIVDPGDCRLVTLPDSTDTSSKVVRLLYTNSGVGVLALGSNGIQKLWKWTRNDQNPSGKATASAVPQHWQPNSGLLMANDVAGVNLEEAVPCIALSKNDSYVMSAAGGKVSLFNMMTFKVMTTFMSPPPASTFLAFHPQDNNIIAIGMEDSTIHIYNVRVDEVKSKLKGHHKRITGLAFSTNLNILVSSGADAQLCVWSIDTWEKRKSFTIQIPAGKAPTGDTRAQFHSDQTRLLVVHESQLAVYDASKMDRIRQWVPQDTLSAPLSYAAYSCNSQLIFATFCDGNVGVFDADSLRLRCRIAPSTYLSQAVLNGSQSVYPLVVATHPHEPNQLAVGLTDGSVKVMEPAESEGKWGTSPPVDNGMLNGRTTSSSTTSNHTPDQLQR from the exons ATGTCGTCTTTGAGCAGAGAATTAGTATTTCTCATACTTCAGTTTCTTGAAGAGGAGAAATTCATGGAGTCCGTGCACAA ACTTGAGAAGGACTCGGGGTTTTACTTCAACATGAAGTACTTTGAGGAAAAAGTCCAGGCTGGAGAATGGGAAGAAGTTGAAAAATACTTATCAGGATTTACTAAAGTTGACGATAACAGATACTCCATGAAAATATTCTTTGAAATAAGGAAACAGAAATATCTTGAAGCACTTGATCG ACAGGATAAGGCGAAGGCTGTTGAAATTTTGGTGGGTGATTTAAAAGTTTTTTCAACATTTAATGAGGAATTATACAAGGAGATCACTCAACTCTTAACTCTTACCAATTTCAG AGAAAATGAGCAGCTATCCAAATATGGGGATACTAAAACAGCTCGAAGCATAATGTTGATAGAGCTCAAGAAACTCATAGAAGCAAATCCTCTTTTCCGTGATAAGCTTGCGTTTCCTACTCTAAAATCATCTAGATTGAGGACTCTAATTAATCAAAG TTTAAACTGGCAGCACCAGTTATGCAAGAACCCGAGACCAAACCCGGACATTAAGACCCTATTCATAGACCATACATGCTCTCCTTCAAATGGTCCTCTTGCTCCTACACCTGTCAACCTACCAATTGCAGCCGTTACGAAGCCTTCTGCTTATCCATCTTTAGGGGCACATGGC CCCTTTCCACCCTCTGCAGCTGCTGCTGCTAATGCTGGTGCCTTAGCTGGTTGGATGGCAAATGCTTCTGCTTCTTCATCTGTTCAAGCAGCTGTTGTCACTGCATCCTCCATGCCAGTTCCACAAAATCAAG TTTCAGTCTTGAAACGGCCAAGAACACCACCAACCGCCCCGGGTATGGTTGATTATCAGAGTCCTGACCATGAACAACTAATGAAACGCCTGCGACCTGCCCAGTCTATTGAGGAG GTTACATATCCGACATCTCGGCAACAGGCCTCTTGGTCTCTGGATGACCTGCCAAGGATGGTTGCTTTAACCATGCATCAAGGTTCAGCTGTCACAAGCATGGATTTTCATCCTTCTCGTCAAACTTTACTTCTTG TTGGTTCTGCTAATGGTGAAGTTACACTATGGGAATTAATGCAACGAGAGAGGTTGGTTTCAAAGCCCTTTAAGGTTTGGGAAATGACAGCCTGTTCGTTGCAGTTTCAG GCTTCCTTTGTCAAAGATGCACCAGTTTCTGTCAACCGCGTTACTTGGAGTCCTGATGGAAATCTTGTGG GGGCTGCCTTTAATAAGCATTTGATACACTTGTATGGCTATTCTGGGTCAAGTGATCTACGCCAACAATTAGAG ATTGATGCCCATGGTGGAGGTGTTAATGACTTGGCTTTTGCTCATCCAAACAAACAACTGTGTGTAGTGACCTGTGGAGATGATAAGCTAATAAAG GTGTGGGATTTGGGGGGACGGAAAATGTTCAATTTTGAAGGCCACGAGGCTCCGGTTTATTCTATATGTCCTCACCACAAAGAAAGTATCCAG TTCATATTCTCAACTGCTATCGATGGAAAAATAAAGGCCTGGCTCTATGATAATATGGGATCTAGAGTTGATTATGATGCTCCAGGTCACTGGTGCACTACAATGCTTTACAGTGCTGATGGTAGTAG ATTGTTCTCTTGCGGAACGAGTAAAGAAGGAGATTCTTTCTTAGTTGAATGGAACGAAAGTGAAGGAGCAATAAAGAGACATTATTCTGGATTTAGAAAGAAATCAACAGCAGGTGTAGTGCAGTTCGATACCACACAAAACCACTTTTTGGCTGCAGGTGAAGATGGACAAATAAAGTATTGGGATATGGATAATACCAATGTACTTACCAGCATTGATGCAGATGGTGGACTGCCG AGCCATCCTCGCCTCAGATTCAATAAGGAAGGAAATTTACTTGCTGTTACTACCGCAGACAGTGGATTCAAGATAATTGCAAATGCTGCTGGTCTCAGAGCATTGAGAGTAGTAGAAACTCCAGGTTTTGAAGCATTGAGATTGCCTATTGAATCAGCTGCTATCAAG GTTTCTGGTGCTTCTGGTGTTACAAATATTAATCCAGTCAATTTGAAAGTGGAAAGGAGCTCCCCTGTCAGGCCCTCTCCTCTTCTT AATGGAGTTGATCCCATGAGTAGAAGCATGGAAAAACCTAGAACTTTGGAAGATGCAGTTGATAAACCAAAGCCATGGCAGTTAGCTGAAATTGTGGATCCTGGCGATTGCCGACTAGTTACCTTACCCGACAGCACAGATACTTCCAGCAAG GTTGTTAGACTTCTATATACAAACTCTGGTGTTGGAGTTTTGGCACTGGGGTCAAATGGTATTCAGAAGCTCTGGAAGTGGACACGCAACGATCAGAATCCAAGTGGAAAG GCCACTGCCAGCGCCGTTCCACAGCATTGGCAACCAAACAGTGGTCTTCTTATGGCCAATGATGTTGCAGGTGTTAACCTTGAAGAAGCAGTCCCGTGCATTGCACTTTCAAAGAATGATTCATATGTAATGTCAGCTGCGGGAGGAAAGGTTTCACTGTTTAACATGATGACATTCAAG GTTATGACAACATTCATGTCTCCTCCTCCTGCCTCAACCTTCCTAGCATTCCATCCTCAGGATAATAATATCATAGCCATTGGAATGGAGGATTCAACTATCCACATTTATAATGTTAGAGTTGATGAG GTTAAATCTAAACTGAAGGGTCATCATAAGAGAATAACTGGTTTAGCCTTTTCCACCAATCTTAATATTTTGGTTTCATCAGGTGCGGATGCTCAA CTTTGTGTCTGGAGTATCGACACATGGGAGAAAAGGAAATCATTTACTATTCAAATTCCAGCAGGAAAGGCACCTACAGGCGACACCCGAGCACAGTTCCACTCCGATCAGACCCGCTTACTTGTGGTTCACGAGTCTCAGTTAGCAGTATATGATGCATCCAAGATGGATCGCATTAGGCAG TGGGTACCGCAAGATACACTGTCTGCACCTTTATCTTATGCGGCATACTCCTGCAATAGCCAATTAATTTTTGCTACTTTTTGCGATGGCAACGTTGGGGTGTTCGATGCTGATAGCCTGAGACTAAGGTGTCGTATTGCTCCGTCAACATACTTATCTCAGGCAGTCCTTAATGG AAGCCAATCTGTTTACCCTCTTGTTGTGGCTACTCATCCTCATGAACCCAACCAATTAGCCGTAGGATTAACAGACGGATCCGTAAAGGTGATGGAACCTGCAGAATCAGAGGGTAAATGGGGAACAAGTCCGCCTGTGGATAATGGAATGCTGAATGGCCGGACGACATCGTCGTCTACGACAAGTAACCATACACCAGATCAGTTACAGAGATGA
- the LOC126674051 gene encoding probable protein phosphatase 2C 5 isoform X1, which produces MLDLLSPIHVSTAELSKMKAPLVPLGALIGRELRNEKVEKPFVKYGQAALAKKGEDYFLIKPDCQRIPGDSSTSFSVFAIFDGHNGISAAIFTKESLLDNVLSAIPKESSREEWLQALPRALVAGFVKTDIEFQQKRETSGTTVTFVVIDGWTVTVASVGDSRCILDTQGGVVSLLTVDHRLEENEEERERVTASGGEVGRLNIYGGNEVGPLRCWPGGLCLSRSIGDTDVGEFIVPVPHVKQVKLSNTGGRLIIASDGIWDALSSDTAAKSCRGLPAEISAKLVVKEALRSRGLKDDTTCLVVDIIPSDVPVLPPMPRKKQNMISSLFGKNPLIPLNRATNKLSAIGMVEELFEEGSAMLAERLGKDTPLNVNSGLYRCAVCQVDEAPTEILSVNSGSFLSPGSQPWEGPFLCPKCQKKKDAMEGKRPTRPTITA; this is translated from the exons ATGCTGGATCTGCTAAGCCCAATTCATGTTTCAACT GCTGAATTATCAAAGATGAAAGCTCCTCTTGTTCCGCTTGGGGCTTTGATCGGTCGTGAGCTTAGGAATGAGAAAGTTGAAAAACCATTTGTGAAGTATGGACAAGCTGCTTTGGCTAAGAAAGGAGAGGATTACTTTTTGATTAAACCTGACTGCCAGAGGATTCCCGGAGACTCGTCAACGTCTTTTTCTGTCTTTGCG ATTTTTGATGGGCATAATGGTATATCAGCTGCCATATTTACAAAAGAGAGCTTATTGGACAATGTTTTGAGTGCAATCCCCAAGGAAAGTAGTCGGGAAGAATGGCTTCAAGCCCTTCCTCGAGCATTAGTTGCAGGTTTCGTGAAAACTGACATAGAATTTCAGCAGAAAC GTGAAACTTCTGGGACAACCGTTACATTTGTTGTGATAGACGGGTGGACTGTGACTGTTGCATCTGTGGGGGATTCACGATGTATATTGGACACACAGGGTGGGGTAGTGTCGCTGTTAACAGTTGATCATAGGTTAGAAGAGAATGAAGAAGAGAGGGAGCGTGTAACTGCAAGTGGGGGTGAAGTAGGAAGGCTCAATATTTATGGTGGCAATGAG GTCGGTCCATTGCGCTGCTGGCCAGGTGGATTATGTCTATCTCGGTCAATTGGGGACACAGATGTTGGGGAGTTCATTGTCCCTGTACCACATGTAAAGCAAGTGAAG ctATCAAACACTGGGGGAAGACTCATTATTGCTTCTGATGGTATTTGGGATGCTTTATCCTCTGATACGGCTGCAAAGTCTTGTCGGGGTTTACCTGCAGAGATTTCTGCCAAGTTGGTTGTTAAG GAAGCTTTAAGATCAAGGGGCTTGAAGGATGATACAACTTGCCTTGTTGTTGATATAATCCCATCTGATGTTCCAGTCTTACCTCCCATGCCGAGAAAAAAGCAAAATATGATCAGTTCACTTTTTGGAAAGAATCCTTTAATTCCTTTGAACAGAGCAACAAATAAGCTTTCTGCTATTGGAATGGTAGAGGAGTTGTTTGAAGAGGGTTCTGCTATGCTCGCAGAAAG ATTGGGCAAAGATACTCCATTAAATGTAAATTCCGGCTTGTACAGATGCGCAGTGTGTCAAGTGGATGAAGCCCCAACTGAAATTTTATCAGTAAACTCGGGTTCCTTTCTCTCTCCTGGATCACAGCCATGGGAAGGCCCTTTCCTCTGCCCTAAATGTCAAAAAAAGAAAGATGCCATGGAAGGGAAAAGGCCTACCAGACCCACAATAACCGCATAG
- the LOC126671373 gene encoding eukaryotic translation initiation factor 3 subunit A has product MATFAKPENALKRAEELINVGQKQDALQALHDLITSKRYRAWQKTLEKIMFKYVELCVEMRRGRFAKDGLIQYRIVCQQVNVNSLEEVIKHFMHLSTEKAEHARSLSQELEEALDVDDLEADKRPEDLMLSYVSGEKGKDRSDRELVTPWFKFLWETYRTVLEILRNNSKLEALYAMTAHRAFQFCKQYKRTTEFRRLCEIIRNHLANLNKYRDQRDRPDLSAPESLQLYLDTRLEQLKIATELELWQEAFRSIEDIHGLMCMVKKSPKPSLMVVYYAKLTEIFWISSSHLYHAYAWSKLFTLQKSFNKNLSQKDLQLIASSVVLAALAVPPYNHTRGASHLELENEKERNLRMANLIGFNLDPKPESREVLSRSALLSELVSKGVLSCAMPEVKDLYHLLEHEFLPLNLTAKIQPLLSKISKLGGKIASASSVPEVQLSQYVPALEKLATLRLLQQVSQVYQTMKIESLSQMIPFFEFSVVEKISVDAVKHNFIAMKVDHVKNAILFGNLDLESDELRDHLAKFAESLNKARTMIYPPVKKSSKLGDILPGLGDIVDKEHKRLLARKTIIEKRKEEQERQLLEMEREESSRRLQQQKKREEAEQKRLASELEQRKNQRILQEIEQRELEEAQALLEDVDKRSKRKGGKKPIIEGEKVTKQTIMERALSEQLRERQEMEKKLQKLAKTMDFLERAKREEAAPLIEAAFQRRLVEETALHEREQQLETELSRQRHDGDLKEKNRLSRMLDNKMIFQEKVVGHRKVEFDRLKAERSERINQIIHARKQEREVMRKKIYYVKCEEERLRKLHEEEEARKHEEAERQRKVEAERRAKLDEIAEKQRQREREIEEKRRLTDASSRPLDLPAVSRPELGASAPAAAAAAAVGAAAPAAGKYVPRHRRDKETPAQAPPEADRWGSGGSRQAPSEPGRWSGGGARQAPAADGDRWGSRQPPPDTDRWASGTRTEDPNPPGDKWRGGSTKSTTWSSSRARER; this is encoded by the exons ATGGCGACCTTCGCCAAACCGGAAAACGCTCTTAAGCGAGCTGAAG AATTGATAAATGTGGGGCAGAAACAAGATGCTTTACAAGCGCTGCATGATCTGATTACTTCAAAAAGGTACCGAGCATGGCAAAAGACACTTGAAAAGATCATGTTCAAATATGTCGAGCTTTGTGTTGAAATGCGTAGAGGGAGGTTTGCAAAGGATGGTTTAATACAGTATCGTATAGTGTGCCAACAAGTTAATGTAAATTCGTTGGAGGAGGTGATTAAGCATTTTATGCACCTTTCTACTGAAAAAGCTGAACATGCTCGGAGTCTTTCACAAGAATTAGAAGAAGCTCTTGATGTTGATGATCTAGAAGCAGATAAGAGGCCGGAAGATCTGATGCTCAGTTATGTCAGTGGAGAGAAGGGAAAAGATAGGTCGGACAGAGAACTTGTTACTCCTTGGTTCAAGTTCTTGTGGGAAACTTATAGAACCGTGCTggaaatattgcgaaacaattCAAAGTTGGAAGCACTATATGCG ATGACAGCACATAGAGCTTTTCAATTCTGTAAGCAGTATAAACGGACTACGGAATTTAGGCGGTTGTGTGAGATCATCAGAAATCATTTAGCAAATCTCAACAAATATAGAGATCAAAGGGACCGGCCTGATCTGTCAGCCCCAGAGAGCTTGCAGCTGTATCTTGATACAAGATTAGAGCAGTTGAAAATTGCCACAGAGTTGGAACTCTGGCAG GAAGCTTTTCGGTCCATTGAAGATATCCATGGACTAATGTGCATGGTTAAAAAGTCTCCAAAGCCATCACTGATGGTTGTGTATTATGCTAAGCTGACAGAAATTTTCTGGATCTCATCAAGTCATctttaccatgcttatgcatGGTCCAAACTTTTTACTCTTCAGAAAAGCTTCAATAAAAACTTAAGCCAGAAGGATTTACAATTGATAGCCTCATCTGTTGTCTTGGCTGCACTAGCAGTGCCTCCCTACAACCACACACGTGGGGCATCCCATTTAGAacttgaaaatgaaaaagaacgCAACTTGAGGATGGCCAATCTTATTGGGTTCAACTTAGACCCAAAACCTGAGAGTAGAGAAGTG CTATCAAGGTCAGCCCTTCTGTCAGAACTG GTTTCCAAGGGTGTATTGAGCTGTGCTATGCCAGAAGTAAAGGATCTATACCATCTTTTGGAACATGAATTTCTTCCATTGAATCTCACAGCTAAGATACAGCCATTATtatccaaaatttcaaaacttgGAGGGAAAATTGCTTCAGCTTCCTCCGTGCCAGAAGTGCAGTTATCTCAGTATGTACCAGCCCTTGAAAAGCTTGCTACCCTGAGATTGCTCCAACAG GTGTCTCAAGTGTATCAGACAATGAAAATCGAAAGTTTGTCTCAGATGATTCCCTTTTTTGAGTTTTCTGTTGTGGAGAAGATTTCTGTTGATGCTGTGAAGCACAATTTCATAGCCATGAAAGTTGATCACGTGAAGAATGCCATATTGTTTGGTAATTTG GATCTTGAATCGGATGAACTGCGAGATCATCTTGCAAAATTTGCCGAGTCTTTAAATAAAGCAAGGACCATGATATATCCTCCAGTAAAGAAATCATCAAAATTAGGTGATATTTTACCTGGACTAGGGGATATTGTGGATAAGGAACATAAGCGTCTTCTTGCTCGTAAGACAATTATTGAGAAGAGGAAGGAAGAACAAGAACGTCAACTATTGGAAATG GAACGAGAGGAGTCGTCAAGGAGGCTGCAGCAACAGAAGAAAAGAGAAGAGGCAGAGCAGAAGAGGCTTGCTTCTGAACTTGAGCAACGGAAGAACCAAAGGATCCTTCAAGAAATAGAGCAGCGAGAACTCGAAGAAGCACAGGCTTTGCTAGAGGATGTTGACAAGCGGAGTAAAAGGAAGGGTGGAAAGAAGCCAATCATAGAAGGA GAGAAGGTGACAAAGCAAACTATAATGGAAAGGGCCTTGAGCGAGCAGCTCCGGGAGAGGCAGGAGATGGAAAAGAAATTACAAAAGTTGGCTAAAACAATGGACTTTTTGGAAAGAGCTAAACGAGAAGAGGCAGCTCCACTGATAGAAGCAGCTTTCCAACGGCGATTAGTAGAAGAGACGGCCCTTCATGAACGTGAGCAGCAG CTAGAGACTGAACTGAGCAGACAGCGTCATGATGGGGACCTCAAAGAGAAGAATAGACTGTCTCGAATGCTCGACAACAAG ATGATTTTCCAAGAAAAAGTGGTCGGTCATAGGAAAGTTGAATTTGACCGCCTGAAAGCAGAGAGGTCAGAGAGAATAAATCAGATCATTCATGCTCGAAAGCAAGAGAGAGAGGTCATGAGAAAGAAAATTTATTATGTGAAGTGTGAAGAGGAGAGACTGAGAAAGCTACATGAAGAGGAGGAAGCCCGTAAGCATGAAG AAGCTGAGAGACAAAGGAAAGTAGAAGCAGAACGCAGGGCAAAATTAGATGAAATTGCTGAGAAACAGAGGCAAAGAGAAAGAGAAATAGAAGAGAAGAGGAGATTAACTGATGCGTCTTCTAGGCCTTTAGATCTTCCTGCTGTGTCCCGTCCAGAGCTAGGAGCATCTGCTCCTGCTGCTGCAGCTGCAGCTGCAGTGGGTGCAGCTGCTCCAGCTGCTGGGAAATATGTGCCTAGACATCGTCGGGACAAAGAAACCCCAGCCCAGGCTCCTCCTGAGGCTGATAGGTGGGGCAGTGGGGGTTCCAGGCAGGCTCCTTCAGAACCAGGACGGTGGAGTGGTGGTGGTGCTAGGCAAGCACCTGCAGCTGATGGAGACCGCTGGGGCAGTAGGCAGCCTCCTCCTGACACTGACCGCTGGGCCAGCGGCACAAGGACTGAAGATCCAAACCCACCTGGTGATAAATGGCGCGGTGGCAGCACTAAGTCCACTACTTGGTCATCATCTAGGGCCCGGGAACGTTGA
- the LOC126674823 gene encoding uncharacterized protein LOC126674823, with amino-acid sequence MNSDLSKDKKSKWVILRRASLILSSVLNPTKKSLPKDVHHSKILKRIEYGETNGDNKKSSESVKRRVQIEKDEQKKKNKSVTRFFHKKSYSFNCMGGGNVKKFDVNSNFSAGLNSFTGQNSSNSDGRIGDIMARSLPRVPSRIMTTRQRLKMAHSLTKMGSSRRRSIRDDGDGDGDENASLIRCEGLRNSEGRDGGIELCKKRILMGGKCRPLSHSGTLEYDGDGFLLPDIISDLH; translated from the coding sequence ATGAACAGTGATCTCTCCAAAGACAAGAAATCCAAATGGGTTATTCTACGAAGGGCCAGCTTGATCTTATCAAGTGTCTTAAACCCTACCAAAAAATCTTTACCTAAAGATGTTCATCACTCAAAAATCTTGAAAAGAATTGAATATGGTGAGACAAATGGAGATAATAAGAAGAGTTCAGAATCAGTTAAGAGACGTGTGCAGATTGAGAAGGACGagcaaaagaagaaaaacaagtCTGTAACGAGATTCTTCCACAAGAAAAGCTACAGTTTCAACTGCATGGGAGGGGGGAACGTGAAGAAATTTGATGTGAATAGTAATTTTAGCGCTGGTTTAAACAGTTTCACAGGTCAAAACAGTTCGAACTCAGATGGTAGAATTGGTGATATAATGGCTCGTAGTCTGCCGAGAGTTCCGTCGAGAATAATGACGACGAGGCAGAGATTGAAAATGGCTCATTCATTGACGAAGATGGGAAGCAGCAGAAGAAGATCCATAAGGGATGATGGTGACGGTGATGGTGATGAAAATGCGTCGCTGATAAGGTGCGAGGGTTTGAGAAATTCTGAGGGGCGTGATGGAGGAATTGAGCTGTGTAAGAAGAGGATTTTGATGGGTGGGAAGTGTAGGCCATTGAGTCATTCTGGTACTCTTGAGTATGATGGAGATGGGTTTTTGTTACCCGATATTATTTCTGATCTTCATTAG